A region of the Candidatus Effluviviaceae Genus V sp. genome:
ATGGAGATCATCAAGGGTCGGCGGGCGCTCCTCGAAGCGCTCGCAGATGCAACGACGAGGAGATCGCAATGACACTGGAGGAGCTGGGGCGGCTGTCCGATGACGAGCTGCGTGCCAGGATCGCAGAACTCAAGAGGAGCAGGAACGCCGTCGTCCTCGGACACAACTACCAGGTCGGAGCGGTCCAGCAGATGTCGGACCACCTCGGTGACAGTCTCAAGCTCGCGCAGCTTGCGACCGAGACCGAGGCCGACGTCATCGTGCTTGCGGGCGTCTACTTCATGGCGGAGAGCGCGAAGATCCTCAATCCATCCAAGAAGGTCCTGATCCCGTCCGAGTCGGCCGGCTGTCCAATGGCCGACATGGCGACGGTGGCCGAGCTCAGGGCATTCAGGACCGAGTATCCCGGCGTGCCGGTGGTCTGCTACGTCAACACGTCGGCGGCCGTCAAGGCGGAGAGCGACATCTGCTGTACGTCCTCGAACGCCGTGGACGTCGTTCGCTCCCTCGATTCCGACACGGTGATCTTCGTGCCGGACAAGAACCTCGGTTCGTACGTCGCGACCAAGGTGGACAAGACGGTCATCCCGTGGCAGGGCCACTGCTATGTGCACAACATGTTCGTGCCGGAGGACGTCGTGCTGGCCAGAGCGGAGCATCCCGACGTTCCGCTCGTCGTCCACCCGGAGGCGCCCCCACAGGTCATTGCGATGGCCGACCACGTCGGTTCGACCGGCGACATGGTCCGCCTGGCCCGGGAACACGACGAGCTGATCGTCGGCACCGAGATCGGGCTCATAGAGCGACTGAACAGGGAGCATCCGGACAGACGTTTCTACCCGCTCTCGGCCTTCGCGGTCTGCAGGAACATGAAGATGACCGACCTCGCCAGACTGGCATGGTCGCTGGAACACGAGGAGTACGTAGTCGACGTTCCGCCCGAGACGATGAGCGGGGCGCGGAGGGCGCTCGAGCGCATGCTCGAGGTGACGGCCTCCTGAACCCTCACGAGAGACGCCGGGAGCAGTGCATGAAGTGGTACGACTTCGTCGTCGTCGGAAGCGGCATAGCCGGCCTGTCGTTCGCCCTGAGGGCGGCCGAGTTCGGGAGTGTCGTGGTCATCACGAAGAAGGATGACGCCGAGTCGGCCACGAACATGGCTCAGGGGGGTATCGCGGCCGTCGTCCGCGACGACGATTCCTTCGAGAAACACATCGAGGACACGATGAAGGCCGGGATGGGCCTCAGCCATCGCGAGGCCGTCGAGCTGGCCGTGAAGAACGGTCCCGACGCCGTCCGCCATCTCGTCGAGTGGGGCGCGCGCTTCACCCGCGATGAGTCCGGAGGCTCCTTCGCCCTGGGTCGGGAGGGCGGTCACAGCGAGCGCCGGATCGTCCACGCGGCGGACATGACGGGCAGGGAGATCGAGGATGCGCTCCTGTCTGCGGTGGACGACCACCGGTCGATCACCGTGCTCGAGGACCACATGGCGCTCGAGCTGGCGCTCGTCGACGGGCCGGACGGCCGCGCCGTCGCCGGCGTCCACACCCTCGATCAGAGGGCGACGAGGGTGCTGACGGTCAGGGCACCGATCGTCATGCTCGCGACGGGCGGCTGCGGCAAGGTCTATCTCTACACATCGAATCCCGAGATCGCGACGGGGGACGGGATCGCGATGGCCTGGAGGGCTGGGGTGGCCGTCAGGAACATGGAGTTCATCCAGTTCCATCCGACGTGCCTCTACCATCCGGAGGTGCGGTCGTTCCTGATCTCCGAGGCCGTGCGGGGCGAGGGGGCGGTCCTCACGACGCTCGCCGGCGAGCGGTTCATGGAGAACGAGGACCCCCGGAAGGAACTCGCGCCGCGGGACATCGTCGCGCGCGCTATCGACCGGACGATGAAGAGGACGGGCGACAAGCACGTCTACCTTGACATCACACACGTCGATTCCGAGCACGTGAGACAACGCTTCCCGAACATACATGCCGAACTGATGAGACTCGGCATCGACATGACGACCGATCCCGTTCCGGTCGTCCCCGCGGCCCACTACCTGTGCGGCGGCGTCGCGGTCGATCTCGAATGTAGAACGACCATCCCGGGCCTCTACGTGTCGGGCGAGGCCGCTCATACGGGGATGCACGGCGCGAACCGTCTGGCGAGCAACTCGCTGCTCGAGGCCGTCGTCTTCAGTGAGCGGGCCGCGGTCGCGGCGACGGGAGAGCTCGAGGAGCGGAGGCACGCGCTCTCGACGTCCGACGTCCGGGAGTGGGAGGGCAACGACGCCGGCAGGGTCCCGGAGGGCGTCCTTCTCGATTACAACTGGGACGTTGTGCGACGGCTGATGTGGGACTATGTTGGCATAGTGAGAACCGCGCGGCGGCTCGACCTCGCGAGACGCCGGATGGCGGCCATCAGGCGCGAGATAGCCGACTACCGCCGCCGCTACCCCGTCAGTCACGATCTGATCGAGCTCAGCAACATCTCGCTCGTCGGCGAACTCATCATCCGCAGCGCGCTCCGGAGAAGGGAGTCGCGCGGCCTGCACTC
Encoded here:
- the nadA gene encoding quinolinate synthase NadA — translated: MTLEELGRLSDDELRARIAELKRSRNAVVLGHNYQVGAVQQMSDHLGDSLKLAQLATETEADVIVLAGVYFMAESAKILNPSKKVLIPSESAGCPMADMATVAELRAFRTEYPGVPVVCYVNTSAAVKAESDICCTSSNAVDVVRSLDSDTVIFVPDKNLGSYVATKVDKTVIPWQGHCYVHNMFVPEDVVLARAEHPDVPLVVHPEAPPQVIAMADHVGSTGDMVRLAREHDELIVGTEIGLIERLNREHPDRRFYPLSAFAVCRNMKMTDLARLAWSLEHEEYVVDVPPETMSGARRALERMLEVTAS
- the nadB gene encoding L-aspartate oxidase, which produces MKWYDFVVVGSGIAGLSFALRAAEFGSVVVITKKDDAESATNMAQGGIAAVVRDDDSFEKHIEDTMKAGMGLSHREAVELAVKNGPDAVRHLVEWGARFTRDESGGSFALGREGGHSERRIVHAADMTGREIEDALLSAVDDHRSITVLEDHMALELALVDGPDGRAVAGVHTLDQRATRVLTVRAPIVMLATGGCGKVYLYTSNPEIATGDGIAMAWRAGVAVRNMEFIQFHPTCLYHPEVRSFLISEAVRGEGAVLTTLAGERFMENEDPRKELAPRDIVARAIDRTMKRTGDKHVYLDITHVDSEHVRQRFPNIHAELMRLGIDMTTDPVPVVPAAHYLCGGVAVDLECRTTIPGLYVSGEAAHTGMHGANRLASNSLLEAVVFSERAAVAATGELEERRHALSTSDVREWEGNDAGRVPEGVLLDYNWDVVRRLMWDYVGIVRTARRLDLARRRMAAIRREIADYRRRYPVSHDLIELSNISLVGELIIRSALRRRESRGLHSMEDFPERDDERYGHDTIVEGGGA